The following proteins come from a genomic window of Trifolium pratense cultivar HEN17-A07 linkage group LG4, ARS_RC_1.1, whole genome shotgun sequence:
- the LOC123882500 gene encoding F-box/kelch-repeat protein At3g06240-like, producing the protein MKSFGRLLEFGYSIFSFFVNKEKKKKNYSALVSILPEEVMLEIVSRLPVKYVMQLRCVNKFFNTLVFDPYFIQMHLNKSTQRNSQQLALICFRKDISHDDDDPKDWTSDLKTFSIQCSLQNKFNTIIHCSDPYYLKGKEDPHIVRWFVGSCNGLLLMKFTCPRCDHYLYFWNPAMRKQSKKIAIFFNIYTNPNYNISFGYDNSTQTYKVVAFYLEMKPGCNPKSVVKVFSLGDNNSWRDIQCLPVLPLIYLGTDSNKNDGVHFNGTINWFALQDGVDIKTTILRFQQCLILSLDLSTETYTKLSLPQRFDKVSGYIPKLVVLMDCLCFCHDFEKTHFVIWQMKDFGVQDSWIQLFKISHDHFYTWINLLPLYLSENGDTLVLANVKGKEAFIYNRRDNKVEKIGIATHRKWSQSKGYVESLVSTH; encoded by the coding sequence ATGAAGAGTTTCGGTAGATTATTAGAGTTTGGCTACTCGATTTTCAGTTTCTTtgtaaacaaagaaaaaaagaagaagaattatTCAGCATTGGTATCGATCTTACCTGAAGAAGTTATGTTAGAAATTGTATCGAGGCTTCCGGTGAAATATGTTATGCAACTCAGGTGCGTTAACAAGTTTTTCAATACTCTTGTCTTTGATCCTTACTTCATTCAAATGCATCTCAATAAATCAACACAGAGAAATTCGCAGCAGCTTGCATTAATCTGTTTTAGGAAGGATATTagtcatgatgatgatgatccaaAGGATTGGACTAGTGATTTGAAAACTTTCTCCATTCAATGTTCACtccaaaataaatttaacacCATCATTCACTGTTCTGATCCTTACTATCTAAAGGGCAAGGAGGATCCACATATAGTACGGTGGTTTGTTGGCTCGTGTAATGGATTGCTATTGATGAAATTCACATGCCCTCGTTGTGATCATTATCTTTATTTCTGGAACCCAGCTATGAGAAAACAATctaaaaaaattgcaatatttttcaatatttacaCCAATCCTAATTATAACATCTCTTTTGGTTATGATAATTCGACTCAAACATATAAGGTGGTAGCGTTCTATTTGGAGATGAAACCTGGTTGTAATCCAAAAAGTGTGGTTAAAGTTTTCAGCTTGGGGGATAATAATTCTTGGAGAGATATTCAATGTCTCCCTGTGCTTCCACTTATTTATCTTGGTACTGATAGCAATAAAAATGATGGTGTGCATTTCAATGGTACTATTAACTGGTTTGCCCTTCAAGATGGCGTCGATATCAAAACTACTATTCTTCGTTTTCAACAATGTTTGATTCTTTCACTTGATCTCTCCACCGAGACATACACTAAATTGTCGCTACCTCAGAGATTTGATAAGGTGTCGGGTTATATCCCAAAGCTTGTGGTTTTAATGGATTGTCTTTGTTTTTGTCATGATTTTGAGAAAACCCATTTTGTTATATGGCAAATGAAGGATTTTGGAGTTCAAGACTCTTGgattcaattatttaaaattagtcATGACCATTTCTATACATGGATTAATCTGTTGCCATTGTATCTTTCTGAGAATGGCGATACGCTGGTATTGGCAAATGTTAAAGGCAAAGAGGCATTTATCTATAACCGTAGAGACAACAAAGTAGAGAAAATTGGAATTGCTACGCATAGAAAGTGGTCACAGTCCAAGGGTTATGTTGAAAGTTTAGTTTCGACtcattga